One Pochonia chlamydosporia 170 chromosome 5, whole genome shotgun sequence DNA segment encodes these proteins:
- a CDS encoding MFS monosaccharide transporter (similar to Neosartorya fischeri NRRL 181 XP_001258572.1), whose amino-acid sequence MGADSGANIYDAALRRRQALMGASGPLALVENRRVFLIAAFATIGGVLYGYNQGMFSGVLAMPSFQSHMGEYDPIDPNADQTKKGWLTSILELGAWLGTLLSGFLAEAISRKYGILVAVVVFVLGVVIQATAMSAGYQAILAGRFITGMGVGSLSMIVPIYNSECAPPEVRGALVALQQLAICFGIMISFWIDYGTNYIGGTTLETQSNASWLVPVCLQIGPALILFAGMLFMPFSPRWLVHHNREDEARRVLANLRGLPQNHELVELEFLEIKAQSLFEKRTVAEHFPHLQEQTAWNTFKLQFVAIKSLFQSRGMFKRVVVATVTMFFQQWTGINAVLYYAPTIFKQLGLSSNTTSLLATGVVGIVMLIATIPSVLWIDRIGRKPMLTIGALGMGACHIIIAGIFGKYSNDFPDNPAAGWAAVAMVWLFVIHFGYSWGPCAWIIVAEIWPLSSRPYGVSLGASSNWMNNFIVGQVTPDMLSKITYGTYILFGILTFMGAGFIWFFVPETKRLTLEEMDVVFGSEGTAQADFERMEEINREIGLVAVINDSASGTLDAKDMVAEKGDD is encoded by the exons ATGGGAGCCGATTCCGGTGCCAATATATACGATGCcgctcttcgtcgtcgccagGCTCTCATGGGAGCGAGCGGTCCGCTGGCCCTTGTCGAGAACCGAAGGGTATTTCTGATTGCGGCGTTTGCAACCATAGGCGGTGTATTGTACGGCTATAACCAGGGCATGttttctggtgttttggccaTGCCGTCGTTTCAGTCTC ACATGGGTGAATATGACCCTATTGATCCTAATgccgaccagaccaagaagggGTGGTTGACTTCGATTCTGGAACTTGGCGCTTGGTTGGGGACATTGCTGTCTGGGTTcctggctgaagctatttcTCGAAAATACGGTAtccttgttgctgtggtggtgtttgtgcTGGGTGTTGTTATCCAAGCTACTGCTATGAGTGCGGGATACCAGGCCATTCTTGCTGGCCGCTTCATCAC TGGAATGGGCGTCGGGAGCTTGTCCATGATTGTGCCGATTTACAACTCGGAATGCGCACCTCCCGAGGTCCGTGGTGCTCTCGTTGCGCTTCAACAACTTGCCATTTGCTTTGGCATCATGATCAGTTTCTGGATAGACTA TGGCACAAACTACATCGGCGGAACGACACTCGAGACACAAAGCAACGCATCTTGGCTTGTCCCTGTCTGTCTGCAAATCGGACCGGCGCTCATCCTTTTCGCAGGCATGCTCTTCATGCCTTTCTCGCCTCGCTGGCTCGTTCACCATAACCGCGAGGATGAGGCGCGGAGAGTGCTTGCGAATTTACGTGGTCTCCCGCAAAATCACGAGCTGGTTGAGCTCGAGTTTCTCGAGATCAAGGCGCAATCATTGTTCGAGAAGAGAACCGTGGCAGAACACTTTCCGCACTTGCAGGAACAAACGGCTTGGAATACCTTCAAGTTGCAGTTTGTGGCCATCAAGTCGCTGTTCCAGAGCAGGGGCATGTTTAAGCGAGTTGTGGTGGCCACAGTGACCATGTTCTTCCAG CAATGGACCGGTATTAATGCCGTGCTGTACTATGCGcccaccatcttcaaacaGCTGGGTCTTAGTAGTAATACAACCTCTCTGCTGGCCACGGGCGTGgtcggcatcgtcatgcTCATCGCGACAATCCCTTCCGTGCTATGGATCGATCGAATTGGCCGAAAACCGATGCTTACAATTGGGGCGTTGGGAATGGGGGCCTGCCACATCATCATTGCTGGTATCTTTGGCAAGTATAGCAATGATTTCCCAGACAAccctgctgctggctgggctgcTGTCGCCATGGTCTGGCTTTTCGTCATTCATTTTGGTTACTCCTGGGGTCCTTGTGCGTGGATTATCGTGGCAGAAATTTGGCCATTGTCCTCTCGACCATATGGTGTTTCGTTGGGGGCTTCCAGCAATTGGAT GAACAACTTCATTGTTGGTCAGGTTACACCTGATATGCTTTCAAAAATTACGTACGGCACCTATATTCTCTTTGGCATCCTCACCTTTATGGGCGCTGGGTTCATCTGGTTCTTTGTCCCGGAGACAAAGCGCCTTACGCTGGAAGAAATG GATGTTGTGTTTGGTTCCGAGGGCACAGCTCAGGCCGACTTTGAGAGAATGGAAGAGATCAATCGTGAAattggccttgttgctgtgATAAATGATTCGGCTTCGGGGACGTTGGATGCAAAGGATATGGTGGCGGAAAAAGGCGATGACTAA
- a CDS encoding mitochondrial 54S ribosomal protein YmL7/YmL5 (similar to Nectria haematococca mpVI 77-13-4 XP_003050046.1), protein MSGVRDGARLARTLGQRKLPFRSPPSCVRRFASASEAKARQNDHLSDLESTTTFTSPAPDQTSIDAFNQENAANSKERRLPGNRYQYHPPKYYRGPLHPVQTPPASDPTARDFVPGPFSFPRLKHTYDSTIAPDLLAMTYQHTPPDTVPAVSQKGSLRQWDDSSPYHKNRPNRGPRGGGSSRLGLLERKIDWNNIPDIEAVTINSYAPEAAQNKEYLHVARAVVQAISGAYPEVTTVKHHVIQWGVRKGDKAGAKVTLRGGAAYEFVDKLVTLVLPKIKDWPGIKASTGDDSGNLAFGMKPEWMAYFPEIEFNYDMYPPKLVPGCDIFIHTTGTSDRQGRLLMEALGFPFYGKATH, encoded by the exons atgtctggtgtgcgCGATGGTGCTCGCCTGGCGAGAACCCTGGGGCAAAGGAAGCTGCCTTTCAGATCACCGCCCTCTTGCGTGAGGAGATTCGCATCAGCCAGCGAGGCTAAAGCCCGCCAAAACGACCATTTGAGCGATCTGGagtcgacgacgacttttACGTCGCCCGCGCCGGACCAAACGTCAATTGATGCGTTCAATCAGGAAAATGCAGCCAACTCCAAAGAGAGGAGGCTCCCTGGGAACCG ATACCAATACCACCCTCCCAAGTATTATCGCGGTCCTCTACATCCCGTTCAGACACCGCCGGCGTCAGATCCCACCGCCAGAGACTTTGTCCCCGGCCCCTTTAGCTTTCCCCGACTCAAGCACACCTACGACAGCACAATCGCTCCCGACCTGTTAGCCATGACCTACCAGCACACGCCCCCTGACACCGTGCCGGCGGTCTCACAAAAGGGCAGCCTGCGACAATGGGACGACTCATCGCCTTATCACAAGAACAGACCTAACCGTGGGCCCCGTGGTGGTGGTTCATCAAGACTCGGGTTGCTTGAGCGCAAGATTGACTGGAACAACATCCCGGACATTGAAGCAGTCACGATCAACTCGTATGCTCCCGAGGCGGCGCAAAATAAGGAGTACCTACATGTTGCGCGTGCCGTGGTCCAAGCTATTAGCGGTGCGTACCCTGAAGTCACCACCGTCAAGCACCACGTTATCCAGTGGGGTGTCCGAAAGGGCGACAAGGCGGGCGCCAAGGTGACGCTTCGTGGTGGTGCTGCGTACGAGTTTGTCGACAAGTTGGTGACGCTGGTTCTGCCAAAGATCAAGGACTGGCCGGGTATCAAGGCTTCTACGGGCGATGATTCTGGTAACTTGGCGTTTGGCATGAAACCTGAGTGGATGGCGTATTTTCCAGAGATTGAGTTCAACTACGAC ATGTACCCCCCTAAGCTGGTGCCAGGATGCGACATTTTCATCCACACGACGGGCACATCTGACCGACAGGGTCGTCTGTTGATGGAGGCGTTGGGATTCCCATTCTACGGCAAGGCAACTCACTAA
- a CDS encoding Hsp70 nucleotide exchange factor (Fes1) (similar to Metarhizium acridum CQMa 102 XP_007811564.1), whose product MAAQDPRLAELLRWSVENSDVTRNDPEAAATADAQPNRSQLTPDLLAALMGGPSEADLMKASMEIITDPEVTLENKLIAWDNFEQLIESLDNANNISTLGLWTPLLEQLKHEEGDMKKMAAWCVGTAVQNNAKTQERLLAFGEAGVPTLVGLALGAAGEKEDVRRKAIYALSSACRNYQPALDLFVEKLAERGVGDGAKVDAQDMAAIDEIVGSLREKAKGA is encoded by the coding sequence ATGGCAGCCCAAGACCCCCGTCTAGCAGAACTCCTCCGCTGGTCCGTCGAAAACTCCGACGTCACCCGCAACGACCCCGAAGCCGCTGCCACAGCCGACGCCCAACCCAACCGCTCGCAGCTCACGCCCGACCTGCTCGCCGCTCTCATGGGCGGCCCCTCAGAAGCAGACCTCATGAAGGCGTCCATGGAAATCATCACCGACCCAGAAGTCACGCTGGAGAACAAGCTCATCGCCTGGGACAATTTCGAGCAGCTCATCGAGTCGCTCGACAACGCAAACAACATCTCCACCTTGGGGCTGTGGACGCCCCTTCTAGAGCAGCTGAAGCACGAGGAGGGCGatatgaagaagatggcggcgtGGTGCGTCGGCACGGCGGTGCAGAACAACGCAAAGACGCAGGAGAGGCTGTTGGCCTTTGGGGAGGCGGGCGTGCCGACGCTGGTGGGGTTGGCGCTCGGCGCGGCGGGCGAGAAGGAGGATGTGAGGAGGAAGGCGATCTATGCGCTGAGCTCGGCGTGTAGGAATTATCAGCCTGCGCTGGATTTGTTTGTGGAGAAGTTGGCGGAGAggggtgttggtgatggggCTAAAGTTGACGCGCAGGATATGGCGGCGATTGATGAGATTGTCGGTTCTTTGAGGGAGAAGGCTAAGGGCGCTTAG